In Candidatus Acidiferrales bacterium, a single genomic region encodes these proteins:
- a CDS encoding four helix bundle protein, translating to MKVWREAHALVLEIYKATSEFPDRERFGLAAQLQWAASSVAANIAEGFGKRSRKEFMRYLEVSNGSLEETRYFLIPSRDLRYLEPNKFSALIESLDLTNRLLGGLKKSLAKPRTFTQHSAPGTRNL from the coding sequence TTGAAGGTTTGGCGGGAAGCGCATGCTTTGGTTTTGGAAATCTACAAGGCCACATCGGAGTTTCCTGACCGAGAGCGATTTGGGTTGGCAGCGCAATTGCAATGGGCAGCCTCTTCGGTTGCAGCCAATATTGCCGAAGGCTTTGGGAAGCGTTCGCGGAAAGAATTCATGCGCTATTTGGAGGTCTCGAACGGATCATTGGAAGAGACGCGCTATTTTCTGATTCCGAGTCGGGATTTGAGATACCTGGAGCCAAACAAGTTTTCAGCCTTGATTGAGTCGTTGGATTTGACAAATCGTCTTCTTGGCGGTCTGAAGAAATCATTGGCCAAACCGAGGACCTTTACTCAGCACTCGGCACCCGGCACTCGGAACTTGTAG
- the atpG gene encoding ATP synthase F1 subunit gamma, with the protein MPTLLDYRRRIRSVRSTQQITKTMKMVAAARLRRAQERVFSARPYAQEILAVLRSLVSRIPALPAGGEEAVHPLLARRPEEKILVLVLTGDRGLCGAFNANVLRRAVEFLKEKEKRSPEIVAIGKKGRDYFRSHRRKMAEEYVNVFARLDYAQASQVAGRVIALYAEAKVDAVYAIYNEFKSILAQKLTTEKLLPIEEIPSARQEWVAGRARAEVRPETKPAPAENPVDYIYEQPAQELLKKLLPRHLTTQIFRILLESAAAEHAARMTAMDAATSNAAELIDRITLEMNRARQATITREIIEIVSGAAALR; encoded by the coding sequence ATGCCCACCCTGTTAGATTATCGCCGCCGCATTCGCTCCGTCCGGAGCACGCAGCAGATTACCAAGACCATGAAGATGGTGGCGGCAGCGCGGCTCCGCCGCGCGCAAGAGCGCGTTTTTTCCGCGCGGCCCTATGCTCAAGAAATTCTGGCGGTGCTGCGGTCGCTGGTGAGCCGCATCCCTGCCCTTCCGGCAGGCGGGGAAGAAGCGGTCCACCCGCTGCTGGCGCGCCGGCCGGAGGAAAAAATTCTCGTGCTGGTCCTGACGGGCGACCGGGGCCTCTGCGGGGCGTTCAATGCCAATGTTCTGCGGCGCGCGGTGGAATTCCTCAAAGAGAAAGAAAAGCGCAGCCCGGAAATCGTCGCCATCGGCAAAAAGGGTCGGGATTATTTCCGCAGCCATCGCCGGAAGATGGCCGAGGAATACGTCAATGTTTTTGCCCGGCTGGACTACGCCCAGGCCAGTCAGGTTGCCGGCCGGGTGATCGCCCTCTACGCTGAAGCCAAGGTGGACGCGGTTTACGCCATTTACAACGAATTCAAGAGCATCCTGGCGCAAAAGTTGACCACCGAAAAACTTTTGCCCATCGAAGAAATCCCGAGCGCCCGGCAGGAGTGGGTTGCCGGCCGCGCCCGCGCCGAAGTTCGCCCGGAGACGAAGCCAGCGCCGGCCGAAAACCCGGTGGATTATATCTACGAGCAACCGGCACAAGAGCTCTTGAAGAAGTTGTTGCCGCGCCACCTGACCACGCAAATCTTTCGCATTCTGCTGGAATCGGCTGCTGCCGAGCACGCTGCCCGGATGACGGCGATGGATGCGGCGACCAGCAACGCGGCCGAGCTGATTGACCGCATCACCCTCGAGATGAACCGCGCCCGCCAGGCAACGATTACGAGGGAGATTATCGAGATCGTCTCCGGCGCGGCAGCTTTGAGGTGA
- the atpA gene encoding F0F1 ATP synthase subunit alpha, translating to MVTIKADEITKIIREQIANYEQTINVAEIGAVISVGDGIARVHGLDRVMAGEMLAFPHDVRGIALNLEEDQVGVVLLGDYTEIKEGDTVKRTNTIMSVPVGEALIGRIVNPVGEPVDGKGPVVTDRRNPVERLAPGVVERLPVREPLQTGLKAIDAMIPIGRGQRELIIGDRQVGKTAIILDTILNQRGGDVICIYCAIGQKRSTVAQVVKTLEDYGAMDYTIVVTSSASEPATMQYIAPYAACAMGEYFRDSGRHAVCFYDDLSKHAQAYREISLLLRRPPGREAYPGDVFYLHSRLLERAAKWNDENGGGSLTAIPVIETQAGDISAYIPTNVISITDGQIYLETDLFHGGIRPAINVGLSVSRVGGNAQIKAMKQIAGTLRLDLAQYRDLVAFAQFGSELDKVTQAQLSRGERLTEILKQDQYAPLPVEKQILIIFAGTNGYLDDLEVSQCRAFERGLYEFLDGSRPELLRKIREKKALDDAIRGEVHKVLAEFKQRFLAERRTSK from the coding sequence ATGGTTACCATCAAAGCTGACGAAATCACGAAAATCATACGCGAACAAATCGCCAACTACGAACAAACCATCAACGTCGCCGAGATTGGCGCCGTGATCTCAGTCGGCGACGGCATTGCCCGGGTGCACGGCCTCGATAGGGTTATGGCCGGTGAGATGCTCGCCTTTCCCCACGACGTCCGCGGCATCGCCTTGAATCTCGAGGAAGACCAGGTCGGGGTGGTCTTGCTCGGCGATTACACCGAAATCAAAGAAGGCGACACCGTCAAGCGCACCAACACCATTATGTCCGTGCCGGTGGGCGAGGCGCTCATCGGCCGGATCGTGAATCCGGTGGGAGAGCCGGTGGACGGAAAAGGGCCGGTCGTCACCGACCGGCGCAATCCGGTCGAGCGGCTGGCGCCGGGCGTGGTCGAACGCCTGCCCGTGCGCGAACCGCTTCAGACCGGCCTGAAGGCGATTGATGCCATGATCCCGATTGGCCGGGGCCAGCGCGAGTTGATCATCGGCGACCGCCAGGTGGGCAAGACCGCCATCATCCTCGATACCATCCTGAACCAGCGCGGCGGCGACGTGATTTGCATCTACTGCGCCATTGGCCAGAAGCGCTCGACCGTCGCCCAGGTCGTCAAGACGCTCGAAGACTACGGCGCCATGGACTACACGATTGTCGTGACCTCTTCGGCTTCCGAGCCGGCCACCATGCAGTACATCGCCCCCTACGCTGCCTGCGCGATGGGAGAATATTTTCGCGACTCCGGGCGACACGCGGTCTGCTTCTATGACGATCTATCCAAGCACGCCCAGGCGTACCGTGAAATCTCCTTGCTCCTGCGGCGCCCCCCCGGCCGCGAAGCTTACCCGGGTGACGTTTTCTATCTTCACTCGCGGTTGCTCGAACGCGCCGCCAAGTGGAACGACGAGAATGGCGGCGGTTCTCTGACCGCCATCCCGGTCATTGAAACGCAAGCCGGCGACATCTCCGCCTACATTCCGACGAACGTCATTTCAATCACCGACGGCCAAATCTATCTCGAAACCGACCTGTTCCACGGCGGCATCCGTCCGGCCATCAACGTCGGCCTGTCGGTGAGCCGCGTCGGCGGCAACGCCCAGATCAAGGCGATGAAGCAGATTGCCGGAACGTTGCGGCTCGATCTGGCGCAGTACCGCGATTTGGTCGCGTTCGCTCAATTCGGCTCCGAACTCGACAAAGTGACCCAGGCGCAGCTCAGCCGCGGCGAGCGGCTCACCGAAATCTTGAAGCAGGATCAGTACGCGCCGCTGCCGGTGGAGAAGCAAATCCTGATCATCTTCGCCGGCACGAATGGATACCTGGACGATCTCGAGGTCAGCCAATGCCGCGCCTTCGAGCGCGGTCTATACGAGTTTTTGGACGGCAGCCGTCCCGAATTGCTCAGAAAGATTCGAGAGAAGAAAGCTCTCGATGATGCCATCCGCGGAGAGGTTCACAAGGTGCTGGCCGAGTTCAAGCAGCGGTTTTTGGCTGAGCGCCGAACAAGCAAATAG
- the atpH gene encoding ATP synthase F1 subunit delta: MTRASTSLARRYARALYEVAVGEATAGAVDRPAQKEAALAAAQAVRQELRRFAELLAESAELRNLLANPAVTKESKKGILEKVSSGSRFSRATRHYLFVLVDNRRTGLVGPIQESFEELLNEELGVVQVDVLSARALSDGQRHLLEDALSRRTGRRVEARYQLEPELIGGIVARVGSTVYDGSVREALRRMQAKLAE; the protein is encoded by the coding sequence TGACAAGAGCTTCCACCAGCCTGGCGCGGCGCTACGCGCGAGCGCTTTATGAGGTCGCCGTCGGCGAGGCAACCGCCGGAGCCGTGGACCGTCCGGCGCAGAAGGAGGCCGCTCTGGCCGCGGCCCAGGCGGTGCGGCAGGAGTTGAGGCGTTTCGCCGAGCTGCTTGCCGAGTCGGCCGAATTGCGCAACCTCCTCGCCAATCCGGCGGTCACCAAGGAATCCAAGAAAGGGATTTTGGAAAAAGTTTCGAGCGGCAGCCGCTTTTCCCGCGCCACGCGCCATTACCTGTTTGTCTTGGTGGACAACCGCCGGACAGGGTTGGTCGGCCCCATCCAGGAATCGTTCGAGGAACTTTTGAACGAGGAGTTGGGCGTGGTGCAAGTGGACGTGCTGAGCGCGCGCGCACTAAGCGACGGGCAAAGACACTTGCTCGAGGACGCGCTCTCCCGCCGAACGGGCAGGCGGGTGGAAGCGCGCTACCAGCTCGAGCCGGAGCTTATCGGCGGGATTGTCGCCCGTGTCGGTTCCACCGTTTACGATGGCTCCGTCCGCGAAGCCTTGCGCCGCATGCAGGCGAAACTGGCGGAGTGA